The Engraulis encrasicolus isolate BLACKSEA-1 chromosome 24, IST_EnEncr_1.0, whole genome shotgun sequence DNA window TCCCTCCGGGTTGGGAAATAAAAATTGATCCACAGACTGGATGGCCATTTTTCGTGGATCACAATAATCGGATAACCACATGGAATGATCCAAGACATGATGGCAAAAAGGTAAGAGGTTTCCTCTTCTAAACAAACCACCAGCAACCAGTTAATTGAGCTCCAAGTTTTTTCGCTATGAAAGTATGGGGGTCTATTTGTGGTATTTGGTCGCTTAAGGCTTGTCAAGTTATTTTGGCAGGTTGCGTTATAATTAGACATGGTTTGGTGCGTTCATTAACCTTGCATGAGTCATAGACTATCCATTTGGTGTTCTCTGGTTTTAGCTGTTTATACAATATATTTGATGAATTGGAGTAATTACTGCGTAATACCAACGAGGTAAACCAACCATGAGACAAACCAGTTGCGACGATGGTCGCAACCCACAGTGATTCATCATGTCCTTAAATAGTACAGGACTAGCTCACCATTGTGACAGGAACAAGtaagcccaccaccaccaacctgtAATGTTTCTGTTAAATGACCCAAGCTCGAATGCTTTCTGCATGACGCACTGCAGTTATTTGCCAAGTCGTGCGTTTTAAATGATTGTCTACTCTTATTGCGTTTAAACCACTTTGTGTTGCCAATGCGTTTGACCACGGTGACCGCAGGGTGTACGATGTGGTATCTCGTGCTCGAAAGTTTCCCATACAAGGGGTTTGAGGCGGATCCTCTATCTCCCGTTAACTTCCAGTAACTCCTATGCGCACAGATAAGCGCAATCTGTATTCAGTGTCGCTCAaatctgattatttttttttgaaaaaaggtagGCTCCGGTTGCTCCGACATGCGCAAGCACATGTGAGTTTCTTCACCGCAATATTTATTGAGCCCTCTTCGGTGCCTGTCCGAAGTTAGCGTCCTGAAGAATCTGCTGGAAAGACGCAGCTGCCAGGGGATAAAATGGGTGCAACGACGCTGGAGTTGCCTCAGTGCTAAAATGGCAGAGGACACAAGGGTTGTCCACCCATGTTTAAGAGTTATATTTTCCAATAAAAATTATTTACACATATTTGAAAGCGGTGATATACAGGTCATATACTGTCTAGGCCTACAGAGTGAATTTGCTGGCAAATGGGGTCAAACAGCTGAGACTTTCTAGAGTTAGGCTACCCTGAAACAACATAAATCCTTTTTCATTTGTTAAAAAAGTAATGTGATGAAGTTGTCCCACCAGTTCAAAATGTGTGTCCCTAAAAATGCACCACTTATGGTAAAGAACTATGTAAAGAAAACAATGATATCCCGAGTGTTTATATTCTCACATTGGCCTGATACTATTATGCATATCCCATcttacctccctccctcatcatcatcatcatcatcatcatcatcatcatcatcatcatggctaTTTCTTTGGGGGTAGTCTAATGTGGGAGGTGTGACTTTTGACATGAGCCAGGGACATTTCTCAGAACGTGCAGGGCTCCTGCACATTCCTTGACTGCCTATGACATCAGCCAATGATGTAAGCCTCCCTACTGTACATGGAAGGCAAAAAGAAACAGTGTGTCAGAAACAGTATTAAAGCACAATCAAATAGCCTACTTTGTCATTGTGCTAACTCAATAGTCAGCATCAGTTATATGTTTCCATTGACAGCCAATCCATTGAAGTTGAATTTAGTTTGACATTTGTACAGTGTCTCAAGGAATATATTGTCAGTTGATTGGTGGGTTGTGAGGATTAGTTGTTTTTCATTGCAGCAAGCCTAATTGTAATTGGAGCGGCAGTGGAAATGGCAGACAACTGGCGCTTTAACAATAATTTTTATGTGCaaatttcattacattatactatTTAAAGATTGGCATGTCTCACTTTTTTACTCTAGGCTACCCAGTTCAGCTCAACATCCTCAAACGGGCAGTGATAAGTGCCACTGTACCAATAATGTTAAAATATgaacatttattaggcctatatgatgcATTGTTGACACCTCCTGTCTCACTTTTACCTGGCCCGTGGACGCCCCCGGGGGTTGGGCCAGATATTGCAGTCTGGCTGTTTGTCTGGCTGTTTGTGTGTCCACCTGCATTGTTTAGGTCACCTAAGGGTGGCGCCAATCACACATTCCATGCATCAGACGTTGACAAGGGGGCAGGCCAGATTGCCATGGGTGATTGATGTGTTATTCTCTACTTTATCCAGTTTAGCCCAACGTCCTCAAACGGGCCCTTCGCACCTGCCATGGAGCCGTCCTCCTCGCCCCTGCAGGATAATCAGAGGAGCTTCGTCAGGGAGATGAAGCTCCCTCTCCTTCGGCCGGGATACGTCCCCATCCCCGTGCACCATGACAACATGGAGCTGCGTGCTCAGCCAGCTTGCTTCTCCTACGCCCAGCCAGCCTCCCTACAGAACCTCAGATCCGAGGGCCGCacgccctccccatcgccctCCCCCACGCCCACAGCTCTGCACAGTCGGGCACGCTCGCCCGTGCACATCAACTCCCATGAGAGCCCCCACTCCGACGCCCACTGCATGTCTTGTTCACCCGTTTCACTCGGACCAGAGGTGAGATCTTGTAGCCTGGGACGCCAAGTGAGTTTGTCTCGTTTGCTAGGTTGAAATGAGATGAGAAAGATTAGAAAGTTACTCTCTAGCCTCTAATTTCTGTTTATAAAACACAgagtacattttaaatatgtaatatgaaaatgaaaaaaaatcctcGTCCTTTGCTTTTGTCAAACATATTCATCAATAAGGGAGTCTTGCGATATTTACAACGTATTTCATGTCAGACTTTTGGTCCTTCCAGTAAtggattgtttttcttttctcccaTCTCAGGGAATGAGTCCACACACTATGCCTCTCCAGCCACCGCGGCCCAGTAGCACCTCAGGTCTGCAGGCCGGCTACATTCCCATTCCAGTCATACACGAGGGGGCCAGATGCGCTACGCCGCCCCAGATGAACCCCACTTTCCACTCGCAGTActtccccccagcacacacagacTACCAGCCCTCTGCCTTCCACGGCCGACAGCCCGACGAGTGGGGAAGCATGCCCCATGGCGGACCCATGTCAGCGGTGCCACGTGATAACCGAATACATCGTGACAGCGCTGTCCCTATCCAAAAAGTCCCTATTAAACAAGGCTGTGAGCTGCCACCGCACCTCAGGGCCCAGTCACCTGTCAGGTCGCAGGTCATGGGGGAGAGACCACAGGTAAAGATCCCTTCACACTGTGGCAATTTGacttaatactactactactactactactactactactactactactactactaataataataataataataataataagaagaagaagaagaatatttATTGTTTAAAGTGCAATATCACTATACAACATGATCTCAAAACACTCCAAAAAGTGGAAATAATAATGATAGGTAAAGTTACAGTTAAAATTagatattaattattaattaattcattcttgAACATTTGATTTTCTCAAGGCCTTCTTTTAAGGCCCATTGTGATtggtatgagagagtagacaggaagtgcacgggagagagagatagggtagggttgggaaatgacctgtAGTGGACTCGCAACTGGTTCCCCATGGGGCATGTAGCTCATACATGATGATGTTCTCGTGGAGCATTGATCCCTTGTTAAATTTtgtttaaatgtttaaaaatggTGTACCTTGTCAGCTGAACAGTTATACACGACATACAGTATAACAGTAGGCTGCTATGGCTTGTAATAGACATCTTTCTTTTTGTTTAGGTCCAGCCTCACATTGCACAGAGAGACACTGCACCGAAACTGGATAGGGAAATCCCTATTCCCGTCAGCCACACCATGCAGAGCGAAGATGTCCACAGACCCACAGCTAGCGTCCCACAACCACAGTATCAGCCACAGTCAGCACCACCACCCCAGCAAGTGCATCAGCCGCCCTCACCGCAAACATATCAGCCACAGCAACAACCGCAGCAAGTCATCTATCCACCCCCGCAAGCGTTTCAGACACATCCCCGGCAACAGCCAACCGAGCAAGCAtaccaacagcagcaacaaccacAATCACCACAGCAAGcgttcccaccaccaccaccaccagagcaaCTGTATCAGCaagcacccccacctcccccacagccccagccccaaccccaaccccaacagcAGCCGAAAGAGACTTCAAACATCACCATTCAGATCCCAGACAAGTCGGAACGCCAGGAGCCCATTCCtgcacccgcacccacaccccctcctcctccgccaccaccaccatcagtgcAGGCAGAGGAGTTGCCAGCAAGAGAAGCACCCGAGGCCGCCTCAGCTGAGCTGCcgccgcccccacccccctcccaccccgGCCTGATGAAGGTGCAGAGGATTGTGGAGCGGGTGGACAAACTGGAAGAGGAGGTGAAGCTCTTCAACGGGAAAAAGAGCGACAAGAGGTATCTGCTGCTGGAGGAGCTGTTGACCAAAGAGCTGCTGGCCCTGGACTCGGTGGACCCAGAGGGGCGGCCCGACGTGCGGCAGGCCAGACGAGACGGCGTGCGCAAAGTCCAGACCATCCTGGACTACCTGGAGACGTATGGCGAGCAACAGctacccccacctccaccgcCTGTGGCCGACGTTCAGGCCGTGCCTTCAGGTGAGGGCTTTGGGGGTGGAGCTGCCAATGCAGAGCAGAAAGCTGATGCCAGTGCAACGAGCCAGGGGGAGGTGGAAATGGCTAAGGAGACGTCGTAAAAGGAACTGTGAAGCCAAAGAGACTGAACTGTCAGTTgccaaatgaaaaaaagagattgTTGGAATT harbors:
- the bag3 gene encoding BAG family molecular chaperone regulator 3 isoform X1, with the protein product MAMAQYSRPRISQSMKTQSPMVAMATNDPLPPGWEIKIDPQTGWPFFVDHNNRITTWNDPRHDGKKFSPTSSNGPFAPAMEPSSSPLQDNQRSFVREMKLPLLRPGYVPIPVHHDNMELRAQPACFSYAQPASLQNLRSEGRTPSPSPSPTPTALHSRARSPVHINSHESPHSDAHCMSCSPVSLGPEVRSCSLGRQGMSPHTMPLQPPRPSSTSGLQAGYIPIPVIHEGARCATPPQMNPTFHSQYFPPAHTDYQPSAFHGRQPDEWGSMPHGGPMSAVPRDNRIHRDSAVPIQKVPIKQGCELPPHLRAQSPVRSQVMGERPQVQPHIAQRDTAPKLDREIPIPVSHTMQSEDVHRPTASVPQPQYQPQSAPPPQQVHQPPSPQTYQPQQQPQQVIYPPPQAFQTHPRQQPTEQAYQQQQQPQSPQQAFPPPPPPEQLYQQAPPPPPQPQPQPQPQQQPKETSNITIQIPDKSERQEPIPAPAPTPPPPPPPPPSVQAEELPAREAPEAASAELPPPPPPSHPGLMKVQRIVERVDKLEEEVKLFNGKKSDKRYLLLEELLTKELLALDSVDPEGRPDVRQARRDGVRKVQTILDYLETYGEQQLPPPPPPVADVQAVPSGEGFGGGAANAEQKADASATSQGEVEMAKETS
- the bag3 gene encoding BAG family molecular chaperone regulator 3 isoform X2, with protein sequence MAMAQYSRPRISQSMKTQSPMVAMATNDPLPPGWEIKIDPQTGWPFFVDHNNRITTWNDPRHDGKKFSPTSSNGPFAPAMEPSSSPLQDNQRSFVREMKLPLLRPGYVPIPVHHDNMELRAQPACFSYAQPASLQNLRSEGRTPSPSPSPTPTALHSRARSPVHINSHESPHSDAHCMSCSPVSLGPEGMSPHTMPLQPPRPSSTSGLQAGYIPIPVIHEGARCATPPQMNPTFHSQYFPPAHTDYQPSAFHGRQPDEWGSMPHGGPMSAVPRDNRIHRDSAVPIQKVPIKQGCELPPHLRAQSPVRSQVMGERPQVQPHIAQRDTAPKLDREIPIPVSHTMQSEDVHRPTASVPQPQYQPQSAPPPQQVHQPPSPQTYQPQQQPQQVIYPPPQAFQTHPRQQPTEQAYQQQQQPQSPQQAFPPPPPPEQLYQQAPPPPPQPQPQPQPQQQPKETSNITIQIPDKSERQEPIPAPAPTPPPPPPPPPSVQAEELPAREAPEAASAELPPPPPPSHPGLMKVQRIVERVDKLEEEVKLFNGKKSDKRYLLLEELLTKELLALDSVDPEGRPDVRQARRDGVRKVQTILDYLETYGEQQLPPPPPPVADVQAVPSGEGFGGGAANAEQKADASATSQGEVEMAKETS